The Petrocella atlantisensis genome has a window encoding:
- a CDS encoding PucR family transcriptional regulator: MDFRSVLRVLKQENRLEILRSEITVEDEISEICLFENGAQNIRKKLYIGNIEEIISWIKAEADSPEKGAGLSAIIGIKERDFEDESVSRHLAYSLENGMISNYALIREEHTLKALQAVNNIMQKKLKTSYQVIELMALAMRGADLKSILKVSEKTLENPVIIIDAGFKILDVSSMEDIDDDIWKANIRRGYCSYEFIKEVHKIDQIRPFPHNSDVYEVNCSFSAYVKSCSKIFNKDRLVGYVIMLKKREIENALIEEYLPMVGSSVCEVLLRTKEHKGVFGSQEENLIHELIHGGDEELIKIRFKINQIELPEKMSCLMMKTNEYLNSIQATTFLKEQIKNILPGAFCLEEQGNLLVICRLSQDGRLTSEEERRLLGLFQQGVIHMGMSSPCTDIMALKDAYGQSAQLYKISKRLQIEKEIMYFSDYSFYIMLSNLNEKDLLQYAHPALNILRKYDQIHNGELYKTLQVLVDHQSQMVKTAEALSIHRNSLSYRINKIIELTGLDLSSNEDIFRLSYGFKVEKYCRVAV, translated from the coding sequence ATGGATTTCAGAAGCGTCTTAAGGGTACTTAAGCAGGAAAACAGACTGGAGATTTTAAGATCAGAAATTACAGTAGAGGATGAAATTAGTGAGATTTGTCTTTTTGAGAATGGAGCTCAAAATATCAGGAAAAAGCTCTATATTGGAAATATAGAGGAGATCATATCATGGATTAAAGCCGAAGCGGACAGCCCTGAGAAAGGGGCTGGCCTGTCTGCCATTATCGGAATAAAAGAGAGAGATTTTGAGGATGAATCCGTTAGCAGACATTTGGCGTATTCACTGGAGAACGGCATGATATCAAACTATGCCCTGATACGAGAAGAGCACACTTTGAAAGCGCTTCAGGCAGTGAATAATATTATGCAGAAAAAACTTAAGACCAGTTATCAGGTGATTGAGCTTATGGCTCTTGCCATGAGAGGGGCTGATCTTAAGAGCATACTAAAGGTTTCGGAAAAGACACTTGAAAATCCAGTCATTATTATTGATGCCGGGTTTAAAATTCTTGACGTATCCTCCATGGAAGATATTGATGATGACATATGGAAAGCGAATATCAGGAGGGGTTACTGCTCCTATGAGTTTATCAAAGAAGTACACAAGATAGACCAGATCAGACCTTTCCCTCATAACTCCGATGTCTATGAGGTGAACTGCAGTTTTTCTGCCTATGTAAAGTCATGCAGTAAAATTTTTAACAAGGACCGACTTGTCGGCTACGTCATTATGCTGAAGAAAAGAGAAATCGAGAATGCCTTAATTGAAGAGTATCTTCCAATGGTGGGCAGCTCAGTGTGTGAGGTTCTTCTTCGGACAAAAGAGCATAAGGGGGTATTTGGATCTCAGGAAGAAAATCTGATTCATGAACTGATCCATGGGGGAGATGAAGAACTCATTAAGATCAGGTTCAAAATCAATCAGATTGAACTTCCTGAAAAGATGAGCTGCTTGATGATGAAGACAAATGAATACTTAAACAGTATTCAAGCCACAACATTCTTGAAGGAGCAAATTAAGAATATTCTCCCTGGTGCCTTCTGTCTGGAAGAACAAGGGAATCTACTTGTCATCTGCAGGCTTTCTCAAGATGGAAGGCTTACTTCGGAGGAAGAGAGAAGACTTCTTGGTCTTTTCCAGCAAGGTGTCATCCACATGGGCATGAGCAGTCCGTGCACGGATATTATGGCGTTAAAGGATGCTTATGGGCAAAGCGCTCAGCTTTATAAGATCTCAAAAAGACTTCAGATTGAAAAAGAGATAATGTATTTCTCTGATTACAGTTTCTACATTATGCTCAGCAATCTTAACGAGAAAGATCTTCTGCAGTATGCTCATCCTGCCTTGAATATTCTTAGAAAATACGATCAGATCCATAATGGAGAACTCTATAAAACCCTTCAGGTTTTAGTGGACCACCAGTCTCAAATGGTCAAAACGGCAGAAGCGCTGTCCATACACAGAAACAGTCTTTCCTACAGAATCAATAAGATCATTGAGTTGACTGGACTGGATCTGTCGAGTAATGAAGATATTTTCAGGCTCAGCTACGGATTTAAAGTGGAGAAGTACTGCAGAGTAGCAGTTTAG
- a CDS encoding transposase: MTKTRRTWTPEEKAAIVLELLREESTLAEIAKKHDVAQQLISRWKSEFLANMPAVFNKRNEDIEKMKQDHEEEKELLVKKIGELTLDVDWLKKKDKQIIQMRVKKA; encoded by the coding sequence ATGACTAAAACTAGAAGAACATGGACCCCCGAGGAGAAGGCAGCAATAGTGCTTGAACTCCTGCGCGAAGAGAGCACGTTAGCTGAAATAGCCAAGAAACACGATGTCGCACAACAATTGATAAGCCGCTGGAAATCTGAATTTCTAGCCAATATGCCTGCAGTATTCAATAAACGGAATGAGGATATTGAAAAAATGAAGCAGGATCACGAAGAAGAAAAGGAGCTTCTCGTTAAAAAAATTGGGGAACTGACATTGGATGTGGACTGGCTTAAAAAAAAAGACAAACAAATCATACAAATGCGCGTTAAAAAAGCTTGA
- a CDS encoding site-specific integrase, giving the protein MNEYISKLAPHIIEFIEFKNALGIEYKTSRYYLKQLDIFNYNHKNLSNLDRETVEEWALLHAEKSISGDRSWISPIREFGRYLLSVGYEAYVLDNRFTIQRYRPEVYLMTESEIQSFFMECDHFVLRHKALGRPYVLPALYRFLYCCGARCGEARKLKCEDVYLKEGYVDILQTKAHRDRRLYLSDELKNIWSSMMLL; this is encoded by the coding sequence ATGAACGAGTACATCAGCAAATTAGCACCACATATAATAGAATTTATCGAATTCAAAAATGCATTAGGCATCGAATATAAAACAAGCAGGTATTATCTGAAACAGCTTGACATATTTAACTACAATCATAAAAATCTCAGTAATCTTGACCGTGAAACTGTTGAAGAATGGGCATTGTTACATGCTGAAAAGTCAATATCTGGAGACCGGAGCTGGATATCACCAATAAGAGAATTCGGAAGATACCTTCTGAGTGTTGGATATGAAGCTTATGTACTTGATAACAGGTTTACTATTCAGCGTTATCGTCCTGAAGTATATTTAATGACAGAATCAGAAATACAAAGTTTCTTTATGGAGTGTGATCACTTTGTATTAAGGCACAAAGCCTTGGGACGTCCATATGTCCTTCCTGCATTATACAGATTTCTGTACTGTTGTGGTGCAAGATGCGGCGAAGCACGTAAACTGAAATGCGAAGACGTATACTTAAAGGAAGGGTATGTAGATATCCTTCAAACAAAAGCTCATAGAGACCGCAGATTATACTTATCTGATGAGTTAAAAAATATTTGGTCAAGTATGATGCTGCTATAA
- a CDS encoding oxidoreductase: MKYEKLFERGRIGKLNLKNRVVMPAIGVNLANSQGEATDVITRYYEERAKGGVGLIITEIARIDDEYGVGTPNQLSVTEGRHIPHLERMIETIQKHGTKVFIQLHHPGRETKSSLIGGKQIVAPSAIMCKATQEMPRALTTEECEGLVKSFIKGAVISKTAGADGVEIHAAHGYLLNQFISPYTNVRTDKYGGSFHNRLRILSEIITGIKYMCGADFPVSVRISADEFVEGGLKLPESVKIARTLESLGIDAINVSSGTYESATTIIEPGSYPQGWKKHLATEIRKNVKIPVIAVNNIKDPQTAEQLLNDGVCDFVGVARGHLADPNWVNKARDGKSDQIRKCIGCLNCFAELNQGRHTKCAVNARVGREIEFSDPNIDGEGKTVVVIGGGPAGMQAALLLDQRKYRTILIDEREKLGGTLNVADKAPIKEKVADMNNGMIREIEESGVDVRMNTKATVEMVKELNPDGIFVAVGATPAIPPIPGIQGKNVMLAEDVLTGKSVATGRVAVIGSGLTGLETAELLADKGHPITLVEMQKNIGPGINRTILVDLMMRFQKHEPVIIPNHRLMGISENGITIMNQMNNQVMQIEADTVVLALGVAPRRSMVNEFLDAFENIRVIGDAEKAGRIQEAIKEGYSQAFAFTTK; this comes from the coding sequence ATGAAATACGAAAAGTTATTTGAAAGAGGTAGAATCGGAAAACTTAACCTGAAAAACCGTGTGGTTATGCCTGCCATCGGCGTTAACCTTGCCAATTCCCAAGGAGAAGCTACAGATGTGATTACCAGGTACTACGAAGAAAGAGCCAAAGGTGGAGTTGGTCTGATCATCACGGAGATTGCTCGTATTGATGATGAATATGGTGTCGGTACACCGAATCAGCTTTCAGTCACTGAAGGGCGTCATATTCCCCATTTGGAGAGAATGATTGAAACCATTCAGAAGCATGGCACAAAAGTGTTTATTCAGCTTCATCACCCCGGCAGAGAAACCAAAAGCAGTCTCATAGGCGGAAAACAGATTGTTGCGCCTTCTGCCATCATGTGCAAGGCGACTCAGGAAATGCCGCGTGCCCTGACCACCGAAGAGTGTGAGGGCCTTGTGAAGAGCTTCATCAAAGGTGCAGTCATCTCCAAAACTGCCGGTGCAGACGGAGTAGAGATTCATGCCGCTCATGGTTACCTTCTTAATCAGTTTATCTCCCCTTACACCAACGTCAGGACAGATAAATATGGTGGAAGTTTCCATAACAGATTAAGAATTCTTTCAGAGATCATAACTGGAATCAAATACATGTGTGGAGCGGACTTTCCTGTTTCAGTAAGGATCAGCGCTGATGAATTCGTTGAGGGCGGCTTAAAGCTTCCTGAGTCGGTCAAGATCGCCAGAACCTTAGAGAGCCTGGGCATAGATGCAATCAATGTCAGCAGTGGAACCTACGAAAGTGCCACCACCATCATTGAGCCTGGATCCTATCCACAGGGATGGAAAAAGCATTTGGCTACAGAGATCCGCAAAAATGTTAAGATCCCTGTCATCGCAGTAAACAATATTAAAGACCCTCAAACTGCTGAGCAGCTTTTAAATGATGGTGTCTGCGACTTTGTTGGAGTGGCTCGTGGTCATCTGGCTGACCCCAACTGGGTAAATAAAGCAAGAGACGGAAAAAGCGATCAGATCAGAAAATGTATCGGCTGCCTAAACTGTTTTGCCGAGCTCAATCAGGGAAGACACACGAAGTGTGCGGTTAATGCCAGAGTAGGGCGGGAAATCGAATTTTCAGACCCTAATATAGATGGAGAAGGAAAGACTGTTGTGGTAATCGGTGGTGGACCTGCCGGGATGCAGGCTGCCTTACTTCTTGATCAGAGAAAGTACAGAACCATCCTCATTGATGAGAGAGAGAAACTTGGCGGAACGCTCAATGTAGCTGACAAGGCCCCCATCAAGGAGAAAGTGGCTGACATGAATAACGGAATGATCCGTGAGATTGAAGAGAGCGGCGTTGATGTGAGAATGAATACGAAGGCTACTGTAGAAATGGTGAAGGAACTGAATCCTGATGGCATTTTCGTTGCAGTAGGTGCCACGCCTGCCATTCCACCTATCCCAGGAATTCAAGGGAAAAATGTCATGCTTGCAGAAGATGTACTCACCGGGAAGTCCGTGGCCACAGGCAGAGTTGCCGTAATCGGTTCAGGACTTACAGGTCTTGAGACCGCAGAGCTTCTTGCTGACAAGGGTCATCCCATTACCCTTGTGGAGATGCAGAAAAACATCGGCCCTGGCATTAACCGCACCATTTTAGTGGACTTGATGATGAGATTCCAGAAACATGAACCTGTAATTATTCCCAATCATCGCCTGATGGGGATATCAGAAAACGGCATCACCATTATGAATCAGATGAACAATCAGGTTATGCAGATAGAGGCGGATACCGTCGTTCTTGCCCTAGGAGTAGCACCAAGGCGCTCTATGGTGAATGAGTTCTTGGACGCATTCGAGAATATCCGGGTCATCGGCGATGCAGAGAAAGCTGGGCGTATTCAGGAAGCCATTAAAGAAGGATACAGCCAGGCCTTTGCTTTCACCACTAAGTAA